The following are from one region of the Methyloversatilis discipulorum genome:
- the nadC gene encoding carboxylating nicotinate-nucleotide diphosphorylase, with the protein MRENDQLSIEIQRNVSQALAEDVGTGDLTARLIPAGRAATGMVTAREEAVLCGRDWFEACLRALDPKATVAWHVAEGEWVEPDQRLCEILSETRALLTAERAALNFVQLLSATATITRRFVDAIAGTSARIVDTRKTLPGLRLAQKYAVTVGGGLNHRMGLYDGILIKENHIMAAGGIRPVLARARGIAPSNAFIQIEVETLAQLGEALDAGATMVLLDNMSIEQMREAVAINAGRAELEASGGVNLDRVRAIAETGVDRISIGVLTKNVRAIDLSLRHVER; encoded by the coding sequence ATGCGGGAAAACGATCAGCTGTCCATCGAAATACAACGCAATGTGTCGCAGGCGCTGGCCGAGGATGTCGGCACCGGCGACCTGACCGCACGGCTGATCCCGGCCGGACGCGCCGCCACCGGCATGGTGACGGCGCGCGAGGAAGCGGTGCTGTGCGGCCGCGACTGGTTCGAAGCCTGCCTGCGTGCGCTCGACCCGAAAGCGACCGTCGCCTGGCATGTGGCCGAAGGCGAGTGGGTCGAGCCGGACCAGCGGCTGTGCGAAATCCTGTCGGAAACCCGCGCCCTGCTGACCGCCGAGCGTGCGGCGCTGAATTTCGTCCAGCTGCTGTCGGCCACCGCTACCATCACGCGTCGCTTCGTCGACGCCATCGCCGGCACCTCGGCACGCATCGTCGACACCCGCAAGACCCTGCCCGGCCTGCGCCTGGCGCAGAAGTACGCGGTCACCGTCGGCGGCGGCCTGAATCACCGCATGGGTCTGTACGACGGCATCCTGATCAAGGAAAACCACATCATGGCCGCCGGCGGCATCCGTCCGGTACTGGCGCGCGCGCGCGGCATCGCGCCGTCGAATGCCTTCATCCAGATCGAGGTCGAGACGCTGGCCCAGCTGGGCGAGGCGCTCGACGCCGGCGCCACCATGGTGCTGCTCGACAACATGTCGATCGAACAGATGCGCGAGGCGGTCGCCATCAACGCCGGCCGTGCCGAACTCGAAGCGTCCGGCGGCGTGAACCTCGACCGCGTGCGGGCCATCGCCGAAACCGGCGTCGACCGCATCTCCATCGGCGTCCTGACCAAGAACGTCCGCGCCATCGACCTTTCACTTCGCCACGTCGAACGCTGA